The genomic window AAAGCATCGCTATTAAGCCAAATTCTGATGGTGCCAATAGCCGTGCAAGTACAATGGTTATTAAAAAACCAATAACCTTTGAACCAAATTGCTGACCAACAGACCATAGAATACCAGAGAGCGTTTTTTCCTTTAAGTCCATCGATTATAAGCGAGCATTCACAGCTGCAATGGGCAGATGCGACTTTATATCATAAACTACCGTATCGGTTTTACATAAACTTTCAAGATTCAAATCGCTAAATGCCTGATGAGCTACTGCTAATAAAACACCATCGTATTTACGATTTATAGACTCCCGATCTTCACAAACAATACCATAGTGAATTCTTGCTTGTTCGGCATCTACCCAAGGATCATGAATAGTTACCTTAACCTTATACTCTTGTAGTTTTTTAACAATATCAATTACTTTCGTATTACGTATGTCCGGGCAGTTTTCTTTAAATGTGAAACCTAAAATCAGTACCTCAGAGCCAATTATACACTTACCATTATAAACCATTTTTTTGATCAATTGTGCCGCCACGTAAGCACCCATACCATCGTTAACGCGTCGACCTGCAAGTATAATTTCGGGGTGATAACCAATTTCCTGAGCCTTTTGTGCCAAATAGTATGGATCTACTCCAATACAGTGACCTCCAACTAAACCTGGTTTGAAATTCATGAAATTCCATTTTGTACCAGCCGCCGCAAGTACCTCAGAAGTGTCTATACCTAATTCATTAAAAATCATGGCTAGTTCATTTACAAATGCAATATTAATATCGCGTTGGGCATTTTCGATTACCTTTGCTGCCTCAGCAACTTTGATGGATGAAGCCTTGTACGTTCCGGCCTTTATAATTGATTTATATAACTCATCTATTTTTGTTGCCGCTTCGGGAGTAGAGCCTGAAGTCACTTTTCTAATGTTTGCAACAGTATGTTCTTTATCTCCCGGGTTAATACGTTCTGGAGAATAGCCAACAAAAAAATCTTGGTTGAATACTAGACCTGATTTACTGGATAGAACCGGAACACAGTCTTCTTCAGTTGCTCCTGGATAAACCGTTGATTCGTACACAACGATATCGCCTTTTTTAAGTACGCTACCAACAAGCGAACTTGCTTTAATTAGTGGAGTTAGATCTGGTCTATTATTTTTGTCAACCGGTGTTGGCACGGTAATAATATACACCTTACAAGAACTCAATTCATCAGTTTTATTGGTGCAAAATAATCCCTTTAGCGTACTACAACTAAAGCTTAACACTGAGTTAAGCGTTGATTTGTCTATCTCTAAAGTTGTATCATTACCAGCATTAAGTTCATCAATTCTGCGTTCAAGAATATCGAAACCAACAACCTTATGTTGCTTTGCAAATTCTACTGCTAGTGGTAGGCCAACATATCCTAATCCTATAACAGCCATTTTTATAGGTTCTATCGTCTGGTACATAGTTGTGTAGATTGAGTATTTGTTTTTACAATTTGATTGACAGGCACTTGAGTGATCAATGCGCACTCAAGGTGATCGAAACACATGAGTACATTCTGGCCCTGCACTTTAATAACATTACCTTCGCGGTTATGAAATAGGCCGCTTTTTATCATCACCCTATCGCCAGCAGAAAGTTCTTCTAAACCAACCACCCGTACATCGTTATAATTTTTTATTACTTCTTTCAATTGATCAATCTCACTGTCTCTAATCACAGCTGGTTTACCCATAAAATAAATGAAATTCATCACCCCCATCGTATATCTCACTTTGGTGAGATCTCTATCATCAATCCTAACAAATACATAACCATTAAATAAGGGCTTACTTACCATTTTTTTTCTGTCGGCCCATTGGTTTTGCACCGTTGTTACAGGGCAAAAACTTTCTATGCCTTGTTCTTGTAGCAATTGATCGGTTTTTTTTTCCCAACGGGGTCTAACGTAAATCACGAGCCATTTTTTGTCTAAGGGCTTTCTGCCCGGAATTTGAGGGTCCATCTTGTTGTTTTAGTTAATGGATAGTTAAACTTAGATTGTTTGTCGGCACATACCGAACTAAATATTTGATGATCAACCATTGACTTTACTTAAGGCACATGGCTTCGCCATATCACTTACAGCAATAGTTTTTTTGGTAGGAAACTTAATTGGTAATCTGGTATTGGTAGATTTAAATGGCTAATTTTTACTAGCCCGAAATGGCATTAACTTTATTTAATAACGTTTGTGTACGACCTTACTAAATATTTTACACTAATTAGCTTCACAAAACTTAATAAGCACATAGGTTTACGTAGCCTATCAGCAATTTATCTAATTTGCCATGGCATAGCCATAACCACTGTAATTGTATTTCTGATTTTTATCACGTTTAGCATCGTTAAAAACCACTAGTAGATTTTTAAGTTTATTTTCGTCACTAATATCTTTTAAAATTGATAATTGATAATTATTAGTATAATTATACCTTACCAAATAAATACTAACATCAACATATGGAGCCAAGCTGAACGCATCCGCTACCTGCCCTACTGGAGATGTATCGATAATTACATAATCAAAACGTTCTTTTAAACTCTTAACCAGTTCTTCTACCCTTGGGCTCTCCATTACCTCTGCCGGATACGCAGGAATCTCACCACAACCAATAACACTTACGTTTTCGGCCAATGATACAGGCTGAATAACATCATCAAGACTGATTTTTTTATCCATTAGATAATCTGATAAGCCCAATTTTGAGGATTGTTCTAATTTATTCAACAGTGCCGGTCTCCTTAAATCAAATTCAAGGATGACCACTTTTTTATCTAGCATACCTAAAGTGGTTGCTAGATTGATACTAAAGAATGTTTTTCCCTCTCCCTTCATACTAGAGGTTACTAAAATTACCTTGTTACTACCTTCGCTGGTCATAAAACCAAGGTTCATTCTGATATACCTAAACAATTCTGATATCGTAGAGCGATTATCTTTTTGAAAAACGTTTGTATGTTTATCGAGATTATGAGAAAGTTCGCCCAACAATTTTGCTCCAGTTAACTCAATACTTCTGGCATCAGTTACCTTATTATTAAAAAATCCTTTAACATATATTACACTTGCCGGTACAAAACAGCCGAATAAGAAACCACAGAGATAAAGCAAATCTGTTTTTGGTGATTCTGGGGCAGTGTTGTAAGCGGGCTTATCAATAATTTGAAATGTAGGCACAGTTGTAGATAAAGACAGAGCGGTTTCTTCACGTTTCTGGATTAAATATTGATATATTCCTGATTTTACGCTTTGTTTACGGCTTAATTCCAACAATCCACGTTCTAAAAACGGCACAGCATTGCTTTTACCCTTATATTGAGAATAATTGGAAAGTAAGCCACTCCGTTCAATCTCATACCCGTTTTTAATGGAATTTAGGTTTTCTAAGATATTTACTTTCAAGCTTGCTAATTGGCCATTTAAGTTAAGTACAAGAGGATTTTCTGCACTTGCTGTACGTAGCATTCGGTTTTTTTCTAACTGCAATTCGTTAAACTTTGCAATCATGACGTTTAATACAGGATCTTTAATTCCCATTGCACTGGGTGCTAACGCGCTCTCCCCCTGTTTGCTATTGAAATATTTTTCTATTGATTTGATCAGATTTAACTGCGTTGTTGACGAAGACAACATTTGATCGTATTCAGATGATCTTGAAGTATTTAATTGAGCATCAATATTAACATCGGAGATTTGATTTTGCTGCTTAAAGTTTTCAATGTTCTTTTCTGTACCAGACAGATCGCTAACTAATGATTTTAACCTATCATCTATAAATTTGATGGTATTATGGGCTATAACTTGTTTACTGGTGTTAATGTGATTATTATATTCCTGTATTAATTCATTTAATATATCTACACCTCGCTGTGTCAAATTATCATTTATGCTTATCACAACTGTATTTGCATCTTTAACTACGGGAAATATTTTTAGGTTTGCCAGACTATACGCCTCGGTTAATGCGTATAAATCTCTGAATTTAACAAACACATCACCAAACTCTTGCTTGTAAGCCGGGCCTTTATTAACTCTTATAGAGAAATTCGTAGTCTGTATCACTGAACCATATGGTACAACCACACTTTTTTGATTATCCACAAGTTTAAATAGCGAGTCGCTGATACCTACAATACTAATGTTTCTGGCATAGGCACCACTTTTTAGATTAAGTACCTCAACATTTATCGGTAGCGTTTTACCATAAAGCTCTATAGTTTTATAGTTCACTTTTTTATGATAAGTTGTTTCCAGATTCAGTTTGCTTAGAACTTTATAGATTAAATCTCTTGACTTTAAAATTTCTATTTCGTTGTCAACAGTTTTCACTGTCTGAAACATATTTAACTCGCTGAATGCCGTTGTGTTAGACATTGCTGCCCCATTTTTATCGTCTTGTATAAGCAATGTACTACTTATCTTATACTGTGGCGAAGTAAAATATATTTTCCCATAAACAAATGCTAATGAAGCAATTATACAGATTAGAAAGTATGGCCAATTTTTAACAAATCTTGTTAAGGTTTCAGTAAAATCGTTTAAGCCTTTTAAATTTTGTACGGATCTCATGACGTTAATTTTTAATGGTTTATCTATTCAGAACTGATGAGATTAATAAAGCTACGGCTGATAAAGACGCGATTACAATTGGCATTGTACGGGTACTTGAACTGTACTCTATACTTTTCGATTTATCTGGTTCCACATAAACAATATCGTTCTGCTTTAAGGTGAAAAATGGTGAATTCATTACCTCCCGGCTATTGAGGTTCAACCTCTTCATAATTCGATTGCCGTTTTCCTCTCTTATTACTAAAACATTATTGCGTTTGCCATAAACTGTCATATCTCCCGCCATTCCAAGCGCTTCCAGCAAGTTTATGCCATCTCCGGATATAGTGAAACTAGATGGCCGGTTTACTTCTCCAATTACTGTAATTTTGAAATTTATGATCTGAACATCAACAATTGGAGTTTTTACATATCGCACCAGTTTCGATGCCAGCATATCTTGTGCCTCCGCAATTGTTAATCCTTCAAGTTTAACATTTCCTAATACTGGAAAATTAACCTCACCATTATTGTTTACACTATGCCCAACTGGTTTAGCAAATTCACTAGTAGAAACGTTGCCTCCAGTATTGGTTGCAAATAGGACATTGGACTCCTGACTTTGGCTAGTGACGCTAATTCGGAGTACATCCTTTTGTTGAATTTTTATAGATTCATTATCAATTTTTTTTGCGTTAGTTTCATTAGCTAAATCGCTAAAGTAAACCAAGTTTCTTGCACCTCCACATCCGCAAAAAAGCGCTATGCATAAGAAGGATAAAAAAGATAGTTTTTTCATAATTTTAGTTTTAGAAGCATTAATAGTTGTTTGACGAAAGCTAAGGTATATACTTAATTACCTTTATTTTGTAGTCTTAATTAGATTGGTAATTAAAATGTATAAGTGACGTAC from Flavobacterium sp. W4I14 includes these protein-coding regions:
- a CDS encoding UDP-N-acetyl-D-galactosamine dehydrogenase (product_source=KO:K02474; cath_funfam=3.40.50.720; cog=COG0677; ko=KO:K02474; pfam=PF00984,PF03720,PF03721; superfamily=48179,51735,52413; tigrfam=TIGR03026) encodes the protein MYQTIEPIKMAVIGLGYVGLPLAVEFAKQHKVVGFDILERRIDELNAGNDTTLEIDKSTLNSVLSFSCSTLKGLFCTNKTDELSSCKVYIITVPTPVDKNNRPDLTPLIKASSLVGSVLKKGDIVVYESTVYPGATEEDCVPVLSSKSGLVFNQDFFVGYSPERINPGDKEHTVANIRKVTSGSTPEAATKIDELYKSIIKAGTYKASSIKVAEAAKVIENAQRDINIAFVNELAMIFNELGIDTSEVLAAAGTKWNFMNFKPGLVGGHCIGVDPYYLAQKAQEIGYHPEIILAGRRVNDGMGAYVAAQLIKKMVYNGKCIIGSEVLILGFTFKENCPDIRNTKVIDIVKKLQEYKVKVTIHDPWVDAEQARIHYGIVCEDRESINRKYDGVLLAVAHQAFSDLNLESLCKTDTVVYDIKSHLPIAAVNARL
- a CDS encoding transcriptional antiterminator RfaH (product_source=KO:K05785; cath_funfam=3.30.70.940; cog=COG0250; ko=KO:K05785; pfam=PF02357; smart=SM00738,SM00739; superfamily=50104,82679), which produces MDPQIPGRKPLDKKWLVIYVRPRWEKKTDQLLQEQGIESFCPVTTVQNQWADRKKMVSKPLFNGYVFVRIDDRDLTKVRYTMGVMNFIYFMGKPAVIRDSEIDQLKEVIKNYNDVRVVGLEELSAGDRVMIKSGLFHNREGNVIKVQGQNVLMCFDHLECALITQVPVNQIVKTNTQSTQLCTRR
- a CDS encoding tyrosine-protein kinase Etk/Wzc (product_source=KO:K16692; cath_funfam=1.10.8.60,3.30.70.330,3.40.50.300; cog=COG0489,COG3206; ko=KO:K16692; pfam=PF02706,PF13614,PF13807; superfamily=52540; tigrfam=TIGR01007; transmembrane_helix_parts=Inside_1_23,TMhelix_24_46,Outside_47_763), with the protein product MRSVQNLKGLNDFTETLTRFVKNWPYFLICIIASLAFVYGKIYFTSPQYKISSTLLIQDDKNGAAMSNTTAFSELNMFQTVKTVDNEIEILKSRDLIYKVLSKLNLETTYHKKVNYKTIELYGKTLPINVEVLNLKSGAYARNISIVGISDSLFKLVDNQKSVVVPYGSVIQTTNFSIRVNKGPAYKQEFGDVFVKFRDLYALTEAYSLANLKIFPVVKDANTVVISINDNLTQRGVDILNELIQEYNNHINTSKQVIAHNTIKFIDDRLKSLVSDLSGTEKNIENFKQQNQISDVNIDAQLNTSRSSEYDQMLSSSTTQLNLIKSIEKYFNSKQGESALAPSAMGIKDPVLNVMIAKFNELQLEKNRMLRTASAENPLVLNLNGQLASLKVNILENLNSIKNGYEIERSGLLSNYSQYKGKSNAVPFLERGLLELSRKQSVKSGIYQYLIQKREETALSLSTTVPTFQIIDKPAYNTAPESPKTDLLYLCGFLFGCFVPASVIYVKGFFNNKVTDARSIELTGAKLLGELSHNLDKHTNVFQKDNRSTISELFRYIRMNLGFMTSEGSNKVILVTSSMKGEGKTFFSINLATTLGMLDKKVVILEFDLRRPALLNKLEQSSKLGLSDYLMDKKISLDDVIQPVSLAENVSVIGCGEIPAYPAEVMESPRVEELVKSLKERFDYVIIDTSPVGQVADAFSLAPYVDVSIYLVRYNYTNNYQLSILKDISDENKLKNLLVVFNDAKRDKNQKYNYSGYGYAMAN
- a CDS encoding polysaccharide export outer membrane protein (product_source=KO:K01991; cath_funfam=3.10.560.10; cleavage_site_network=SignalP-noTM; cog=COG1596; ko=KO:K01991; pfam=PF02563,PF10531; superfamily=50974), translated to MKKLSFLSFLCIALFCGCGGARNLVYFSDLANETNAKKIDNESIKIQQKDVLRISVTSQSQESNVLFATNTGGNVSTSEFAKPVGHSVNNNGEVNFPVLGNVKLEGLTIAEAQDMLASKLVRYVKTPIVDVQIINFKITVIGEVNRPSSFTISGDGINLLEALGMAGDMTVYGKRNNVLVIREENGNRIMKRLNLNSREVMNSPFFTLKQNDIVYVEPDKSKSIEYSSSTRTMPIVIASLSAVALLISSVLNR